From a single Cyclobacterium marinum DSM 745 genomic region:
- a CDS encoding glycosyltransferase family 4 protein, whose protein sequence is MRIIYIHQYYLTPEQGGAIRSYHLSQGLTKVGVKVELITAHNKNQYIRRKDGEVIVHYLPVPYLSTYSTRQRVMAFYDFYKKAKRLIKELAKPDLFYISSTPLTTGWIGVWAKKKYGIPYVFEVRDLWPEAPVQVLKINNPFIRKFLYKMEAGIYREADKIVALSPGIQHYIKDLFPDKKIALIPNFSNNEFFNPNQKKWNGRDFDKQPLRIAYAGAIGKVNGLDNFLELAFVAQSLGKKWRFELMGSGNALSELKMKVSSLKLSNVIFVPFGDKNAVKAQLDKADFAYISFLPLKVLENSSPNKFFDALAMGLPVIVNFKGWIYNLIEIEKIGLFHPVEDHELLVENIEHLRKNLDQYYQMSRNSRRIAETKFDKNFIQEKLHAFLGLKK, encoded by the coding sequence ATGAGAATAATTTATATCCATCAATATTATCTGACCCCAGAACAAGGGGGGGCAATAAGGTCCTACCACCTTTCTCAGGGATTGACGAAAGTGGGAGTGAAGGTGGAGCTGATCACTGCACACAATAAGAATCAATATATACGTAGAAAAGATGGGGAAGTGATAGTACATTACCTTCCCGTGCCTTATTTGTCAACCTACTCTACCAGACAAAGGGTCATGGCATTTTACGATTTTTATAAAAAAGCTAAAAGGTTAATCAAAGAGTTAGCAAAACCTGATTTGTTTTATATTTCTTCTACTCCGTTGACCACTGGCTGGATTGGGGTTTGGGCGAAAAAGAAATATGGAATACCTTATGTTTTTGAGGTAAGGGACCTATGGCCTGAAGCACCTGTCCAGGTTTTAAAGATCAATAATCCTTTCATAAGGAAGTTTTTGTATAAAATGGAGGCAGGCATTTATAGAGAAGCAGATAAAATTGTGGCCTTATCTCCAGGAATTCAACATTATATCAAGGATTTGTTTCCGGATAAAAAGATAGCCCTTATACCCAATTTTTCAAACAATGAATTTTTTAATCCAAATCAAAAAAAATGGAATGGAAGGGATTTTGATAAACAGCCCTTGCGAATAGCGTATGCAGGAGCAATTGGTAAAGTCAATGGCTTGGACAACTTTTTGGAGTTGGCGTTTGTAGCCCAATCTTTAGGTAAGAAATGGAGGTTTGAATTAATGGGTAGCGGAAATGCACTGAGTGAATTAAAAATGAAGGTTTCAAGTTTAAAGCTGTCCAATGTAATTTTTGTGCCTTTTGGAGATAAAAATGCAGTTAAAGCGCAGTTGGATAAAGCAGACTTTGCTTATATTTCCTTCCTTCCATTAAAAGTCTTGGAAAATAGTAGTCCGAATAAATTTTTTGATGCTTTGGCAATGGGTTTACCTGTGATCGTTAACTTTAAAGGCTGGATTTATAACCTTATTGAAATAGAAAAAATAGGCCTTTTCCATCCTGTAGAGGATCATGAATTGTTGGTTGAAAATATCGAACATTTAAGGAAAAATTTAGACCAATACTATCAGATGAGTCGCAATTCGCGGAGAATTGCTGAGACTAAATTTGACAAAAATTTTATTCAAGAAAAGCTTCATGCTTTTTTGGGTTTAAAAAAATAA
- the gldB gene encoding gliding motility lipoprotein GldB, with amino-acid sequence MIRFKFLFPGLLFLTFSFGCKPSNKECEVPTGYEENLTSINIQRMEGLFFEELSKEKMLENLEAYPQFSKAMFANMGFENQEQLAEELLLIHQDSGMVELYQEVQTYFGDISKIKEDLEVAFAGIKYHYPDYTIPSIYTFVSGFGSDLIITEEVIIIGLDYFLPNDHKFQPVDLPNYILRRYNSAHLVPMIITAISTQFNKTKLSDNSLLAEMIFYGKSYHFTKTMMPCTADEFIIGYETGEILGSYANEEMIWGHFIENELLFETNPFIIRKYTGEAPFTDEISPDAPGRIGRWIGWNIVDDYLANNGITLPELMEQDDARLIFKESGYKPRRP; translated from the coding sequence ATGATACGATTCAAATTCTTATTTCCCGGATTACTCTTTTTAACCTTCTCTTTTGGTTGCAAGCCATCCAATAAAGAATGTGAAGTTCCTACAGGGTATGAGGAAAACTTAACTTCCATTAACATCCAAAGAATGGAAGGGCTATTTTTTGAAGAACTAAGTAAAGAAAAGATGCTGGAGAACTTGGAAGCTTACCCTCAATTCTCCAAAGCCATGTTCGCTAATATGGGTTTTGAAAACCAAGAGCAACTTGCTGAGGAATTACTATTGATTCATCAAGATAGCGGAATGGTAGAATTGTATCAAGAGGTACAAACGTATTTTGGGGACATTAGCAAGATTAAAGAGGATTTAGAAGTTGCATTTGCAGGTATAAAATACCATTACCCTGATTATACAATTCCTTCAATTTATACATTCGTAAGTGGTTTTGGTAGTGACCTTATTATCACTGAAGAAGTGATTATCATCGGACTGGACTATTTCCTACCCAATGACCATAAATTTCAACCGGTAGATTTACCTAATTATATTCTAAGAAGGTACAATAGCGCCCATCTAGTACCAATGATTATTACGGCTATATCCACCCAGTTTAATAAAACCAAGCTTTCTGACAATAGTTTATTGGCAGAAATGATTTTCTATGGAAAGTCATATCATTTTACCAAAACCATGATGCCTTGTACTGCTGATGAGTTTATTATTGGCTATGAAACTGGTGAAATACTTGGAAGCTATGCCAATGAGGAAATGATATGGGGTCACTTTATTGAGAATGAATTGCTTTTTGAAACCAATCCTTTTATAATAAGGAAATATACAGGTGAAGCTCCATTTACGGATGAGATAAGTCCAGATGCCCCCGGCAGAATAGGAAGATGGATAGGCTGGAATATAGTAGACGATTATCTAGCAAATAATGGCATAACTCTTCCGGAATTAATGGAACAAGATGATGCCAGATTGATTTTTAAAGAATCAGGATATAAACCTAGAAGACCCTAA
- a CDS encoding fasciclin domain-containing protein: MMNLIIKGNQKLLGLFFSGMVFISSSCSEDDQVPMESDDKNIVELAQSDNRFSTLVDAGQRAELIDALSADGAITVFAPTDQAFIDAGITDVDGVAVDDLKNVLMYHVVATEIPSSAVSSGKVTSFEGAPFYISIDPDGKVWINGHAEVTETDLEASNGIIHVINQVIMKPTMSIAEIATGYTQEASPEFTQLVGALTRANLVDAVNGGIADDLTVFAPTDAAFQQLYDDLNVDGFEEIPLETLENVLMYHVVPARAFSQDLRDGAELPTLLSNNTLTVDLGELNIEEAGLNTDLINIHATNGVIHVIDKVMLP, from the coding sequence ATGATGAATTTAATAATTAAAGGAAATCAAAAATTATTAGGACTGTTTTTTTCCGGGATGGTTTTTATATCCTCAAGTTGTTCAGAGGATGATCAGGTGCCAATGGAATCGGATGATAAAAATATTGTTGAGCTTGCACAAAGTGATAACCGATTCTCCACTTTGGTGGATGCTGGTCAGAGGGCAGAATTAATTGATGCTTTAAGTGCTGATGGTGCAATTACAGTTTTTGCTCCAACTGATCAAGCCTTTATCGATGCGGGAATAACTGACGTAGATGGCGTTGCAGTGGATGATCTTAAGAATGTATTGATGTATCACGTGGTAGCTACGGAAATACCATCTTCAGCCGTAAGTAGTGGTAAGGTAACATCTTTTGAAGGGGCTCCATTTTACATTAGCATAGACCCTGATGGTAAAGTTTGGATCAATGGCCACGCTGAAGTTACAGAAACTGATTTAGAGGCGTCTAATGGAATCATTCACGTGATTAATCAAGTGATCATGAAGCCGACCATGTCCATTGCAGAAATAGCTACCGGTTATACACAAGAGGCAAGTCCTGAGTTTACTCAGCTCGTTGGCGCATTAACAAGAGCTAATTTAGTGGATGCAGTAAATGGAGGAATAGCGGATGATTTAACAGTTTTTGCCCCAACTGATGCAGCTTTTCAACAACTTTATGACGATTTAAATGTTGATGGATTTGAGGAAATTCCTTTAGAAACCTTAGAAAATGTGCTAATGTATCATGTGGTTCCAGCCAGAGCGTTTTCTCAAGATTTGAGAGATGGAGCTGAACTTCCTACGCTGCTTTCGAACAATACCTTAACGGTGGATTTAGGAGAATTAAATATAGAGGAAGCCGGTCTAAATACAG